The Carnobacterium mobile DSM 4848 genome includes a window with the following:
- a CDS encoding PTS sugar transporter subunit IIB, with product MNVIMVCSGGMSSTIVVKAIKKEADKQGLDLDIKAVGSGEVEEELKNEKYDLLLVAPQVKHRFAAFETYANEAGVPIEKVEPMGYTPIGAPKTLETIKKYQ from the coding sequence ATGAATGTCATTATGGTTTGTTCGGGTGGTATGTCAAGTACAATTGTCGTTAAAGCAATAAAGAAAGAGGCAGATAAACAAGGTTTAGATTTAGATATCAAAGCTGTTGGATCAGGAGAAGTAGAAGAAGAGTTAAAAAATGAAAAGTATGATTTGCTGCTTGTTGCACCACAGGTAAAGCATAGATTTGCTGCTTTTGAGACTTATGCTAATGAAGCTGGTGTTCCAATCGAAAAAGTGGAGCCAATGGGCTATACTCCTATCGGTGCTCCAAAAACATTAGAAACAATAAAAAAATACCAGTAA
- a CDS encoding PTS sugar transporter subunit IIC, with product MTNFLNWLETKFMPPLAKLSEQKHLKAIRDGVISTLSLIIIGCFFLVIGNPPVESWAEAIAPYAAQIAIPFRITTGLMSLYAAYGMGYSLSKSYKLDGVSGGVLSLATFLMLTIPVNVDASLPADAGIGWVLPMGNLGGSGMFSAILAMIFAVEVLRFFKQKNLMIKMPEQVPESVARSFEALIPGAFVIVFVWIIRVLLNFDINQILINIFSPLNNILGNNLLGVLLPVVLITLLWAAGVHGVSVIGSIVRPMWLVMLEANGQALISGTPGNELPYIAPEQFYQWLVWVGGSGATLSLCILLLFTKSVYLKQVGRFSIIPAIFNINEPLIFGAPIVMNPILAIPFVVAPSVTTTISYFAVKFSIINGFSVNAPWTLPAPIGAFLSAGNDWKAAVLVLINITIASLIYYPFVKVYDKKMLEEENTEVQENEFNEVNAVTSSR from the coding sequence ATGACGAACTTTTTAAATTGGTTGGAAACAAAGTTTATGCCGCCATTAGCGAAGCTTTCTGAACAAAAACATTTAAAAGCGATTCGGGATGGAGTTATCTCTACATTATCACTGATTATTATTGGCTGTTTCTTCCTAGTTATAGGAAATCCGCCTGTAGAATCTTGGGCTGAAGCTATTGCTCCTTACGCGGCTCAAATAGCTATACCGTTTCGGATTACCACTGGTTTAATGTCTTTATATGCAGCATATGGAATGGGATATAGTTTATCGAAATCATATAAGCTAGATGGTGTTTCGGGAGGAGTTTTGTCTTTAGCTACCTTTTTAATGTTAACGATTCCAGTAAACGTTGATGCTTCTCTTCCTGCAGATGCTGGTATTGGTTGGGTGCTTCCGATGGGTAACCTTGGCGGATCAGGCATGTTTTCTGCTATTTTGGCAATGATTTTTGCAGTTGAAGTATTACGATTTTTCAAACAAAAGAATTTAATGATCAAGATGCCAGAGCAAGTACCTGAATCTGTTGCGCGAAGTTTTGAAGCTCTGATTCCTGGAGCATTCGTTATTGTTTTTGTTTGGATTATTCGTGTATTGCTTAACTTTGATATCAATCAAATTTTAATCAACATTTTTTCACCATTAAATAATATTTTAGGCAATAATTTGTTAGGAGTCTTATTGCCGGTTGTATTGATTACTTTATTATGGGCAGCAGGTGTGCATGGAGTGAGTGTTATCGGTTCGATCGTTAGACCCATGTGGTTAGTCATGCTTGAAGCAAATGGACAAGCATTGATCAGTGGTACTCCGGGGAATGAATTGCCTTATATTGCTCCAGAACAATTCTATCAATGGTTAGTATGGGTTGGTGGATCTGGTGCGACATTGTCTTTATGTATCTTATTATTATTTACAAAATCTGTTTATTTAAAGCAAGTAGGACGTTTTTCAATTATTCCAGCTATTTTTAATATCAATGAACCCTTGATATTCGGAGCACCAATCGTGATGAATCCGATACTGGCTATTCCGTTTGTGGTAGCTCCGTCAGTAACGACAACTATCAGTTATTTTGCAGTGAAATTTAGTATTATTAATGGATTCTCTGTTAATGCCCCATGGACATTACCAGCACCAATTGGAGCATTCTTATCTGCAGGAAATGATTGGAAAGCGGCTGTCTTAGTATTAATCAACATAACTATTGCTAGTTTGATTTACTATCCGTTTGTCAAAGTCTATGATAAGAAAATGCTAGAAGAAGAAAATACAGAAGTACAAGAAAATGAGTTTAACGAAGTAAATGCAGTAACCAGTTCAAGATAA
- a CDS encoding DUF871 domain-containing protein, translating to MRRLGISVYPNHSTVEEIRDYIELAARYNFKRVFTCLLSVEGNKEEVVKEFTEVIAFAKEKKMEVIADVSPKVFGELNISYQDLTFFKEIGADGIRLDMGYTGNEESIMTFNPQGLKIELNISSGTKYLDNILSYQANADQLMGCHNFYPHRYTGLNYDHFIETSKQYKKQGITTAAFVNSPSAHIGPWPVDEGLCTLEMHRELPIVVQAKHLWATEVIDDVIIANAFAAEEELKALSEIDPYQLTLNCELVEDIPETEKKIVLEELHFNRGDVSDYVIRSTQSRVKYKGHEFVPFNTKDLQRGDVIIETSLYAHYAGELQVALQAMKNSGKTNVVGHVVEDEHFLLDYVKPWQKFKFHLKKDDL from the coding sequence ATGAGACGATTAGGCATATCCGTATACCCCAATCATAGTACGGTTGAAGAAATCAGAGATTACATTGAACTGGCTGCTCGCTATAATTTTAAAAGAGTTTTTACTTGCTTACTCTCTGTAGAAGGCAATAAGGAAGAAGTAGTTAAAGAATTTACAGAAGTCATTGCATTTGCAAAAGAAAAAAAGATGGAGGTAATTGCTGATGTCAGTCCTAAAGTATTTGGAGAATTAAATATCAGCTACCAAGATCTAACTTTTTTTAAAGAAATAGGAGCGGATGGAATCCGTTTAGATATGGGATATACCGGTAATGAGGAGTCTATTATGACTTTTAATCCTCAAGGACTAAAAATTGAATTGAACATTAGCAGCGGTACGAAATATTTAGACAATATTTTAAGTTATCAAGCTAATGCTGATCAGTTAATGGGATGCCATAATTTTTATCCTCATCGGTATACCGGCTTGAACTATGACCACTTTATCGAAACCAGTAAGCAATACAAGAAACAGGGCATCACGACTGCAGCATTTGTTAACTCTCCGTCAGCTCATATCGGTCCATGGCCAGTAGACGAAGGATTATGTACATTGGAAATGCATCGCGAATTGCCAATAGTAGTTCAAGCAAAACATTTATGGGCTACAGAAGTGATTGATGATGTGATTATCGCTAATGCATTTGCAGCAGAAGAAGAATTAAAAGCATTAAGTGAAATCGATCCTTATCAATTAACCTTAAATTGTGAACTGGTTGAAGACATTCCAGAAACGGAGAAAAAAATCGTTTTAGAAGAATTGCATTTTAATCGAGGTGATGTTTCAGATTATGTCATTCGTTCTACACAAAGCCGTGTAAAGTATAAAGGACATGAATTCGTTCCTTTTAACACTAAGGACCTTCAGAGAGGAGATGTTATCATTGAAACATCTCTTTATGCTCATTATGCCGGCGAATTACAAGTTGCTTTACAAGCGATGAAAAATTCTGGAAAAACCAATGTTGTCGGTCACGTTGTTGAAGATGAACACTTTTTATTAGATTATGTAAAACCTTGGCAAAAATTCAAATTTCATTTAAAAAAGGACGATCTTTAA
- a CDS encoding PTS lactose/cellobiose transporter subunit IIA produces MEDLETIIFEIIIHGGNARALAYEALEKARLNEYEETDRLMEECKKEMNLAHNTQTKLVQDEVRGNDVNISLLLIHAQDQLMTSMAEQTLILQMIEMQKEINTLRNKE; encoded by the coding sequence ATGGAAGATTTAGAAACTATTATTTTTGAAATTATTATTCATGGAGGAAATGCTCGAGCATTAGCTTATGAAGCTCTTGAAAAAGCTCGTTTAAATGAGTATGAAGAAACTGATCGTTTGATGGAAGAATGCAAAAAAGAAATGAATTTAGCACATAATACTCAGACTAAATTAGTACAAGATGAAGTTCGGGGCAACGATGTAAACATTAGTTTGTTGTTAATTCATGCTCAAGATCAATTAATGACTTCAATGGCTGAGCAGACCTTGATTCTTCAAATGATTGAGATGCAGAAAGAAATCAATACATTAAGAAATAAGGAGTGA
- the anmK gene encoding anhydro-N-acetylmuramic acid kinase AnmK: MAFAVGLMSGTSLDGIDAALVEIKGTNTETTVNLIDFITYPLGTETIAKIKDVLSIQTSSVDKICSLNFELGYLFSEAVKEVCKKAEFPLSQLDFVASHGQTIFHLPIPDVSQVASTLQIGESAVICEEVKTTVVSDFRTRDMALKGQGAPIVPYSEFVLYRDEKRTRLLQNIGGIGNVTVIPSSAELEELTAFDTGPGNMIIDELCEVFYQKKYDENGHYAALGKVNEEVLNEMMEHPFIKRHYPKTTGREEFGKEYTQALLEKWQGKIKPNDLIATVTMFTAQAIAVNAKPFIDQSTDLIISGGGSYNDTLVQMIKEQLPEVHVMIQEEVGLSSEAKEAIAMTILANQTLHHLPSNVPSATGAKKAAILGKVTYYQ, from the coding sequence ATGGCGTTTGCAGTAGGGTTAATGTCAGGAACTTCTCTAGATGGTATTGATGCAGCTTTAGTTGAAATAAAAGGCACAAATACAGAAACTACAGTTAATTTAATCGATTTTATTACGTACCCGTTAGGAACTGAAACGATAGCAAAAATCAAAGATGTACTTTCTATACAAACGTCTTCTGTTGATAAGATTTGCAGCTTAAACTTTGAATTAGGTTATTTATTTAGTGAAGCCGTTAAAGAAGTCTGTAAAAAAGCTGAATTCCCCTTATCACAGTTAGACTTTGTTGCTTCTCACGGACAGACAATTTTTCATTTGCCTATTCCAGACGTATCTCAAGTTGCCTCAACACTTCAAATTGGCGAATCAGCAGTTATTTGTGAAGAAGTCAAAACAACGGTTGTTTCTGATTTCAGAACGCGAGACATGGCATTAAAAGGACAAGGAGCTCCGATTGTGCCCTATTCTGAATTCGTTTTATACCGTGATGAAAAAAGGACCCGTTTACTACAAAATATTGGCGGAATAGGGAACGTTACAGTTATTCCTAGTTCAGCTGAATTAGAAGAGCTTACAGCTTTTGATACAGGACCTGGAAATATGATCATTGATGAATTGTGTGAGGTGTTTTATCAAAAAAAATACGATGAAAATGGTCATTATGCTGCATTAGGGAAAGTAAATGAAGAAGTATTAAATGAAATGATGGAACATCCATTCATTAAGAGGCATTATCCGAAAACGACTGGAAGAGAAGAGTTTGGCAAAGAATATACACAAGCTTTACTAGAAAAGTGGCAAGGAAAAATAAAACCAAATGATTTAATAGCAACCGTCACTATGTTTACTGCACAAGCAATTGCTGTAAATGCGAAGCCATTTATAGATCAATCGACAGATTTGATTATAAGCGGCGGTGGAAGCTATAACGACACTTTAGTTCAAATGATTAAAGAACAATTACCTGAAGTACATGTAATGATTCAAGAAGAAGTCGGACTTTCTTCAGAAGCAAAAGAAGCCATTGCAATGACGATTTTAGCGAACCAAACATTGCATCACTTACCTAGTAATGTTCCAAGTGCCACCGGAGCAAAAAAAGCAGCAATACTTGGAAAAGTTACTTATTATCAATAG
- a CDS encoding MurR/RpiR family transcriptional regulator, giving the protein MVGNNILGRIRSVLSELPNSEKKIGNFILQHPEETIKMTTAQLGEASDSNSTAVIRFCNRIGINGFTKLKVDLSAEIVSADEIDYADIQSEESINEIKSKLLGNAFKSMEETISLMNDYDIEKIVELLYTASIIYVYGIGSSHLVAENTAQKWSRIGKVCICPTDSHSLLTMLTSAPKNAVFFSISNSGETREIIELIKVAEKYHIKTIGLTQFGNNPLSNRVTYSLQTVRPYENENKRGATSSLHAQFIAVDVLFYAYAAKDYESSIEKIRRSRTEINRFKN; this is encoded by the coding sequence ATGGTCGGAAATAATATTTTAGGCAGGATCAGGAGCGTGTTAAGCGAACTTCCAAATTCAGAAAAAAAGATTGGGAATTTTATTTTACAGCACCCAGAAGAAACAATTAAAATGACAACCGCTCAATTGGGCGAAGCATCTGATTCCAATTCTACCGCTGTGATACGATTTTGCAACCGAATCGGCATAAACGGATTCACAAAATTAAAAGTCGATTTATCAGCTGAAATTGTTTCAGCCGACGAAATAGATTATGCAGATATACAATCAGAAGAATCCATTAATGAAATTAAGAGTAAACTATTAGGCAATGCTTTTAAATCAATGGAAGAAACAATTTCTTTAATGAATGATTACGATATTGAAAAAATAGTGGAACTTTTATATACGGCCTCAATTATCTATGTATATGGAATTGGATCATCACATCTAGTAGCTGAGAACACAGCTCAAAAGTGGAGTAGAATTGGGAAAGTTTGTATTTGTCCTACTGACTCTCATAGTTTGCTTACTATGCTGACATCCGCTCCCAAAAATGCTGTTTTTTTTAGTATTTCTAATTCAGGTGAAACACGAGAAATTATCGAGTTGATTAAAGTAGCTGAAAAATACCATATTAAAACAATTGGATTAACTCAATTTGGAAATAATCCGCTCTCCAATCGAGTGACTTATTCTTTGCAAACTGTAAGACCATATGAAAATGAGAATAAACGTGGTGCAACTAGTTCTTTACATGCTCAATTTATTGCAGTAGATGTACTTTTCTACGCCTATGCTGCTAAAGATTATGAAAGCTCCATTGAAAAAATTAGACGATCGCGTACAGAAATCAATCGCTTTAAAAACTGA